A part of Methanorbis furvi genomic DNA contains:
- a CDS encoding GTP-binding protein: MKLITVAGPPSSGKTSVILRLADILRERGKTIGVVKFDCLTSFDRDRYTEYGIPVQVGFAGKFCPDHFFISNVEDAVRWGTEQGFDILITESAGLCNRCSPHIRGVLAICVIDNLSGVHTPRKIGPMLKFADIVVVTKGDIVSQAEREVFMFNIRQVNSSAKIVFINGITGQGAFMLGKHAESAPDTASLRGCKLRFTTPSSVCSYCTGETRIGEEYQMGMLRKMEFP, from the coding sequence ATGAAACTGATAACCGTGGCAGGCCCGCCCTCATCAGGAAAAACTTCGGTTATCCTGCGGCTTGCAGATATCTTACGTGAAAGAGGAAAAACAATAGGCGTCGTCAAATTCGACTGCCTCACCTCCTTTGATCGCGACCGGTACACCGAGTACGGCATTCCGGTGCAGGTAGGATTTGCCGGAAAATTCTGCCCTGATCATTTTTTCATCAGCAATGTCGAGGACGCAGTCAGATGGGGAACAGAGCAGGGCTTTGACATTCTCATCACCGAAAGCGCAGGCCTCTGCAATCGCTGCTCTCCGCATATCAGAGGCGTTCTTGCGATCTGCGTGATTGACAACCTTTCAGGTGTTCACACGCCAAGAAAAATCGGGCCGATGCTCAAGTTCGCCGACATAGTTGTGGTCACCAAAGGAGACATCGTCTCCCAGGCAGAACGCGAGGTATTCATGTTCAACATCCGGCAGGTTAACAGCAGCGCAAAAATAGTTTTCATCAACGGAATTACCGGACAGGGAGCGTTTATGCTTGGGAAACATGCCGAGTCCGCACCAGATACGGCAAGCCTTCGCGGCTGCAAACTCAGATTCACCACGCCGTCTTCGGTCTGTTCCTACTGTACCGGAGAAACACGAATCGGCGAAGAGTATCAGATGGGAATGCTGCGCAAAATGGAGTTTCCATGA
- a CDS encoding DUF364 domain-containing protein has protein sequence MWKMYDEIIAGIPAEYTVDDLINGCYNSFVRSGSGAGTAGLIPIDSRPELLRRELGMPLRELAEAVKSWNYVEASIGLAAINAYYNNPEVAASNGVELAASRITEDRKNDPFIMSQNRIKNKKVCVVGHFPHLEQLFAPVCDLSIVETTPGPEDYPEPATDYLIPEADFVFITCASIIYKTLPRYLKLSENAENVVIVGPSTPLAPALFEFGVDDISSFVIRDADHAKRIVQGLDMDRIYSTGQKVSWKREIL, from the coding sequence ATGTGGAAAATGTACGATGAAATTATTGCAGGGATTCCCGCGGAATACACGGTTGACGATCTGATTAACGGCTGTTACAACTCTTTTGTCAGAAGCGGCAGTGGTGCCGGTACTGCAGGGCTTATCCCAATTGACAGCCGTCCGGAACTTTTGCGCCGCGAACTTGGCATGCCGCTTCGTGAACTTGCTGAAGCGGTGAAGTCCTGGAACTATGTGGAGGCATCAATCGGTCTTGCGGCGATCAATGCCTATTACAATAATCCTGAAGTTGCGGCATCGAATGGAGTTGAGCTTGCGGCATCCAGAATTACCGAGGACCGGAAAAATGATCCCTTCATCATGTCCCAGAACAGGATCAAGAACAAAAAAGTCTGTGTCGTCGGCCACTTTCCGCATCTGGAACAGCTGTTTGCGCCTGTCTGCGATCTCTCGATCGTTGAAACAACGCCCGGACCTGAGGATTATCCCGAACCGGCTACTGATTATCTGATACCAGAGGCTGACTTCGTGTTCATTACCTGCGCAAGCATCATCTACAAAACCCTGCCAAGGTATCTGAAACTCTCAGAAAATGCGGAGAACGTGGTTATCGTTGGTCCTTCAACTCCTCTTGCTCCGGCACTTTTTGAGTTCGGCGTTGATGACATCTCCTCGTTTGTGATTCGCGATGCGGATCATGCGAAAAGGATTGTGCAGGGACTGGATATGGATAGAATCTACTCCACCGGCCAGAAGGTCAGTTGGAAGAGGGAAATTTTGTAA
- a CDS encoding DUF1015 domain-containing protein, which produces MVTIYPFTGLHPSDAAYTFVPSVPYDVISVEEAAAEIAKNDKTLLRVIRPDAELQDIDPHDDRIYERAHEMFEQMKKSGLLVDDDRPAFYLYRITLGGETFTGLISCVSVAEYKDDIIKKHELTRYDKEEDRTRHIDAVSAHTGQVFLLYKDPGAVHAHISALADSMQPFGEYRSAGGNLHQIYRVDDAKEIANLEQMFAAIPNLYIADGHHRAKSSANVFDRRSAEGRSTPDAERFMSVLFAHDKVRIYGYHRLVRDLAGMNADQFLGDLGLRFTVTPIKKVDTTKNAVPPMAKADGSTHIIHLYLESEWYELTRPVDPNADAIERLDVSVLQESVLDDMLGIIDPRGDPRIAFVGGIVPLADVVKEVDAGEYSAAFIMQPVTAQGVIDVADNAMIMPPKSTWFEPKLLSGMVIHEIR; this is translated from the coding sequence ATGGTTACCATATATCCGTTTACCGGCCTCCACCCATCCGACGCGGCGTACACTTTCGTTCCGTCCGTTCCCTATGATGTGATCAGTGTCGAAGAAGCAGCAGCAGAAATTGCGAAGAACGACAAAACCCTTCTCCGCGTTATCAGGCCCGATGCCGAACTGCAGGACATCGACCCGCACGACGACCGCATCTATGAACGTGCCCATGAAATGTTTGAACAGATGAAAAAATCCGGCCTGCTCGTTGATGACGATCGTCCGGCATTTTATCTCTACCGCATCACCCTTGGCGGCGAAACATTTACCGGCCTCATCTCCTGCGTCAGCGTTGCTGAGTATAAGGATGACATCATCAAAAAGCATGAGCTGACCCGCTACGACAAAGAAGAGGACCGCACCCGCCACATCGATGCCGTCTCCGCCCACACCGGTCAGGTGTTTTTGCTGTATAAAGATCCGGGAGCTGTTCACGCCCACATCTCGGCCCTCGCAGACTCCATGCAGCCGTTTGGCGAGTACCGTTCTGCCGGAGGCAACCTGCACCAGATCTACCGCGTCGATGATGCAAAAGAGATCGCAAACCTTGAACAGATGTTTGCCGCGATCCCGAATCTCTACATCGCCGACGGTCACCACCGGGCGAAGTCCTCGGCAAATGTGTTTGACCGCCGGTCTGCCGAAGGCAGATCTACGCCTGATGCAGAGCGATTCATGAGCGTTCTGTTTGCTCACGACAAAGTGAGAATCTACGGCTACCACCGTCTCGTCCGTGACCTTGCCGGCATGAATGCTGATCAGTTCCTCGGCGACCTTGGCTTACGGTTTACCGTAACCCCGATCAAAAAAGTTGACACGACGAAAAATGCTGTTCCGCCAATGGCAAAAGCTGACGGCTCGACCCACATCATTCATCTGTATCTGGAGAGCGAGTGGTATGAGCTGACCCGTCCGGTTGACCCGAATGCAGATGCGATCGAAAGACTCGACGTCTCTGTTCTGCAGGAGTCGGTGCTTGACGACATGCTTGGCATCATCGATCCCCGCGGTGATCCCCGCATTGCGTTTGTTGGTGGTATTGTTCCGCTCGCAGACGTTGTCAAAGAAGTGGACGCAGGAGAGTACTCGGCAGCATTTATCATGCAGCCGGTAACCGCCCAGGGAGTCATTGATGTTGCGGACAACGCAATGATCATGCCGCCGAAGTCAACATGGTTTGAGCCGAAACTTTTGTCTGGCATGGTCATCCACGAAATCCGTTAA
- a CDS encoding type IV pilin N-terminal domain-containing protein has protein sequence MLMLVVTIIIAALVSAFAGGLATTAEIRPTVVMEVSYSQSNGLIITNTGSSSTPTDFSVWIRPGEETGMTDYAYEIPLESSKIASAFSTGTSLYVSAATIKDALEEEYGQSRQPWMITCDLDDSRNAIGKSFYVELVDESGTFAKAKGVVQA, from the coding sequence ATGCTCATGCTCGTAGTTACGATTATTATTGCCGCATTGGTCAGTGCTTTCGCCGGAGGTCTGGCGACAACTGCAGAAATCCGCCCAACTGTCGTAATGGAAGTTTCCTATAGTCAATCCAATGGGTTGATCATTACCAACACTGGTTCATCCAGTACGCCGACTGATTTTTCCGTATGGATTCGTCCGGGCGAAGAGACTGGAATGACTGATTATGCTTATGAAATTCCGCTCGAAAGTTCAAAGATTGCATCTGCTTTCTCCACTGGAACATCACTCTATGTCAGTGCAGCGACCATTAAGGATGCCCTTGAAGAAGAGTACGGACAGTCCAGGCAGCCGTGGATGATCACCTGTGATCTTGATGACAGCAGAAATGCCATAGGAAAATCTTTCTATGTTGAACTTGTCGATGAGTCCGGTACCTTTGCCAAAGCAAAAGGTGTTGTACAGGCATAA
- a CDS encoding type IV pilin N-terminal domain-containing protein yields the protein MTRDSAVSPVVGVMLLLVLVIIFTAVLAAYAGGLAQTSTPSPSVDIVAYSSGSGGDFSIIFEHRGSDALPIADCKITTFIDSHESSFPASVVSESSSWRTGEIVSTKNLTNTASLLKISESQFVQYIKRSTPLELRLYHLPTNSILFKDTILLEEP from the coding sequence ATGACCCGCGACTCTGCGGTGTCTCCGGTTGTCGGCGTCATGCTGCTTCTTGTTCTCGTCATCATCTTCACTGCTGTTCTTGCTGCCTATGCAGGCGGTCTTGCCCAGACATCGACGCCTTCGCCATCGGTTGATATTGTTGCCTACAGCTCCGGCAGCGGGGGAGATTTTTCTATCATCTTCGAACATCGCGGCAGCGATGCTCTGCCGATCGCTGACTGTAAGATCACCACATTCATCGATTCACATGAGAGCTCCTTTCCGGCTTCAGTAGTTTCTGAAAGCAGCAGCTGGCGCACCGGAGAGATAGTCAGTACAAAAAATCTGACAAACACCGCATCACTTCTGAAAATTTCCGAGAGTCAGTTTGTGCAGTACATCAAACGCTCCACCCCTCTTGAGCTTCGCCTCTATCATCTCCCCACAAACTCGATTCTTTTTAAAGACACCATCCTTCTGGAGGAACCATGA
- a CDS encoding cupin domain-containing protein yields MNYDPKSLIGTPVDLSSLTEYQPGSVVSRMVINKKSGTVTAFAFEAGEGLSEHTAPYDALVIVLEGEADIPVGGTPHHLKQGQMIIMPANVPHAVHPTTRFKMMLVMIHE; encoded by the coding sequence ATGAACTATGATCCAAAGTCCCTGATCGGAACACCGGTTGATCTCAGCTCCCTCACCGAGTACCAGCCCGGATCGGTTGTCTCCCGGATGGTTATCAACAAAAAATCAGGAACAGTCACCGCGTTTGCGTTTGAAGCAGGCGAAGGACTCTCGGAACACACAGCCCCTTACGATGCACTGGTAATCGTGCTTGAGGGCGAAGCTGACATTCCGGTCGGGGGAACCCCTCATCATCTGAAGCAGGGACAGATGATCATTATGCCGGCAAATGTTCCGCACGCAGTACACCCGACTACCAGATTCAAGATGATGCTTGTAATGATTCACGAGTGA
- a CDS encoding ATP-binding cassette domain-containing protein encodes MTEDLYEIIAGTTLGELLETHPVAADFFVNYNLQNLKDNLPLSEALDYADENTLIDFGLDKATVLDQLVRFLETVAEEKQTTAVEEITILGGQTKSGEAEEFTLSIKPGEIVSIVGPTGSGKSRLLADIECLAQRDTPTKRLILVNGKTLEDEERFAMDGRLVAQLSQNMNFVMDLSVEEFFEMHAKSRLHPDPVSVAAECFAAANELAGEKFTPDTKVTQLSGGQSRALMIADTACMSASPIVLIDEIENAGVDRRQAIRMLAKNEKIVLISTHDPLLALMAGKRLVIKNGGVHAVIETTPEERESLAKIEMLDNTLQSIRNRLRTGGRITPDTI; translated from the coding sequence ATGACCGAAGATCTCTACGAAATCATTGCAGGAACAACCCTTGGAGAACTTCTTGAGACCCATCCGGTTGCCGCAGATTTCTTCGTCAACTACAATCTGCAAAATCTTAAGGACAATCTCCCTCTCAGCGAAGCGCTGGATTATGCAGACGAAAACACCCTCATCGACTTCGGGCTGGACAAAGCAACCGTTCTTGATCAGCTTGTCCGGTTTCTTGAGACCGTTGCAGAGGAAAAACAGACCACAGCAGTTGAAGAGATCACCATCCTCGGAGGCCAAACAAAATCCGGAGAGGCCGAGGAGTTCACGCTCTCGATAAAACCTGGCGAGATCGTAAGCATCGTCGGGCCTACAGGATCAGGAAAAAGCAGACTTCTTGCAGACATTGAGTGTCTTGCCCAGCGGGATACGCCGACAAAACGTCTGATCCTTGTCAACGGCAAAACCCTTGAGGATGAGGAACGGTTTGCGATGGACGGACGACTCGTCGCCCAGCTGTCGCAGAACATGAACTTCGTGATGGACCTCTCGGTTGAAGAATTCTTCGAGATGCATGCAAAAAGCAGACTGCATCCCGATCCCGTCAGCGTCGCAGCCGAATGTTTTGCTGCGGCAAACGAACTTGCCGGAGAAAAGTTTACACCCGATACCAAAGTCACGCAGCTTTCCGGCGGACAGTCGCGGGCTTTGATGATCGCAGATACTGCATGCATGAGTGCTTCACCAATCGTTTTGATCGATGAGATCGAGAACGCCGGTGTTGACCGGAGACAGGCGATTCGCATGCTCGCGAAAAACGAAAAAATTGTTCTCATCTCAACGCATGATCCCCTCCTTGCCTTAATGGCCGGAAAGAGGCTTGTGATCAAAAACGGCGGTGTTCACGCAGTCATCGAAACAACGCCTGAGGAACGCGAGAGCCTCGCAAAAATTGAGATGCTGGACAACACGCTGCAGTCCATTAGAAACAGACTGCGGACCGGAGGGAGAATAACTCCTGATACAATCTGA
- a CDS encoding type II secretion system F family protein: MTETKSFIDRLLFNRQMAGTLRSAHITVPVDQYMMLTILLTAFSALLMMMVGVLFFVFEISFNPIPFLPQWLVMLFAIVLAPAGVFAALYYYPQLEAQGRKTKIDMDLPYAITYMQALSSTITLYDIFRSVYDAADLYGEVSRECGLIVRDVELFGEDLLTAMENTISVTPSENFRELLNDLMLVYRSGGNLTNFFNAKSESYRELARQELEALLQFLEMIAEIYVTAFVAGPIAIIIMLVAQNLSGQSTLAGIMPLMYIGLPLGAVALIFILYILLPPDNLDITRREIRDSEYGTELLAPGIETTPDAAFIKQLNSRKQMLKLLEIVRHPIKFFISDYTIPMVIGCILAGVVFLSYLTGAFGNVFPSFTLQALICIMGIAAMFPLMTAYEIRRRYVNKVETQLPEFLREIADMRDIGMTLQGAIFMISGNKTGVLSSEIRVVSDELRYGSSLAGALVRMEERIGLVSVKRAISLLVKASEVTDYIREILTIAIADLEHYLKMKSKRLNVSFVYLAVIYLSFGIYLYSAYQMNVAFISSFSAYDISFDLTSNKTDMFHIGIILAFFSGIMAGQLSANSILCGLKHSIILLSATIVMFVFIL, from the coding sequence ATGACCGAAACGAAAAGTTTCATCGACCGGCTTCTCTTCAACAGACAGATGGCCGGAACGCTCCGTTCAGCCCACATCACTGTTCCGGTAGATCAGTACATGATGCTGACCATTCTCCTCACGGCTTTTTCAGCTCTCCTCATGATGATGGTTGGAGTTCTGTTCTTTGTCTTTGAGATCAGCTTCAATCCGATTCCCTTTCTTCCCCAATGGCTCGTGATGCTGTTCGCGATAGTCCTCGCTCCTGCTGGTGTCTTTGCTGCGCTTTACTACTATCCACAGCTTGAGGCACAGGGAAGAAAAACGAAAATCGATATGGACCTGCCGTATGCAATCACCTACATGCAGGCCCTCTCCTCAACGATCACGCTCTACGACATTTTTCGCAGCGTGTATGACGCGGCAGATCTCTACGGCGAAGTCTCCAGAGAGTGCGGACTCATCGTTCGGGACGTGGAGTTGTTCGGCGAGGATCTTCTGACTGCGATGGAGAACACCATCTCGGTCACACCTTCGGAAAACTTCCGAGAACTTTTAAATGATCTGATGCTGGTCTATCGCTCGGGAGGCAACCTCACCAACTTTTTCAATGCAAAATCCGAGTCGTACCGCGAACTTGCAAGACAGGAACTTGAGGCACTGTTACAGTTTCTGGAGATGATCGCAGAAATTTATGTGACCGCGTTTGTCGCAGGACCAATTGCGATCATCATCATGCTGGTCGCCCAAAATCTTTCCGGCCAGAGCACGCTTGCAGGAATCATGCCATTGATGTACATCGGGCTTCCGCTCGGAGCAGTTGCCCTTATCTTCATCCTCTACATTCTTCTGCCGCCCGACAACCTTGATATCACCCGCCGTGAGATACGTGACAGCGAGTACGGCACCGAACTCCTTGCACCGGGCATTGAGACAACGCCTGATGCTGCATTCATCAAGCAGCTGAACAGCCGCAAACAGATGCTCAAACTTCTTGAAATTGTCAGACACCCGATCAAATTTTTCATCTCAGACTACACAATTCCGATGGTTATCGGCTGTATTCTTGCAGGCGTTGTGTTCCTCTCCTACCTTACAGGAGCGTTTGGAAACGTTTTTCCAAGCTTCACCCTTCAAGCTCTCATCTGCATTATGGGAATAGCTGCGATGTTTCCTTTGATGACAGCGTATGAGATTCGCCGCAGATATGTGAACAAGGTTGAAACCCAGCTGCCGGAATTTTTGCGGGAGATTGCCGATATGCGTGACATCGGCATGACGCTTCAGGGAGCCATCTTCATGATCTCAGGCAACAAGACCGGTGTGCTCTCTTCAGAGATCAGAGTGGTGTCTGATGAACTCAGATACGGTTCATCTCTTGCCGGAGCACTTGTCAGAATGGAGGAGCGTATCGGTCTTGTCTCGGTGAAGCGGGCCATCTCGCTTCTGGTGAAAGCGAGCGAAGTCACTGATTACATTCGGGAAATTTTAACGATTGCGATCGCAGACCTTGAACATTATCTGAAGATGAAATCAAAGCGGCTGAATGTTTCATTCGTCTATCTGGCGGTAATTTATCTGTCGTTTGGCATCTATCTTTACTCGGCGTACCAGATGAACGTTGCATTCATCTCCAGTTTTTCTGCGTATGATATCAGCTTTGATCTCACCTCGAACAAGACCGATATGTTTCACATCGGTATCATTCTTGCATTCTTCTCCGGCATTATGGCAGGCCAGCTCTCGGCGAACAGTATTCTCTGCGGGCTGAAACACTCGATCATTCTCCTCTCGGCAACGATTGTGATGTTTGTCTTTATTTTGTAG
- a CDS encoding type IV pilin, with protein sequence MMKKTDFAVSEVVGVLLMLTITLILVSLVAVAMSSAVSSNEKPITATIIASGVHGKNIIFENIAGDAFVLNQVELRLGVREYPSQYTILRNTAEGGRLISYSNSSTISLGDRFYIQSESDGKFQWSSFEISSGNHLTYRFYDLRTGSPISSGEIAIP encoded by the coding sequence ATGATGAAAAAAACCGATTTCGCAGTATCCGAGGTCGTCGGCGTTCTCTTAATGCTGACGATCACGCTCATTCTTGTGAGTCTTGTGGCAGTTGCCATGAGCAGTGCGGTCAGCAGTAACGAAAAACCAATAACTGCTACGATCATCGCGTCCGGCGTTCACGGCAAAAATATCATCTTCGAAAACATCGCCGGTGATGCTTTTGTCCTGAATCAGGTTGAACTTCGCCTCGGCGTCCGCGAATACCCCTCACAGTACACAATACTCCGCAACACCGCCGAGGGAGGGAGGCTGATAAGTTACTCGAACTCATCAACGATTTCCCTCGGTGATCGGTTTTACATCCAATCCGAATCGGATGGAAAGTTTCAGTGGAGCTCCTTTGAGATCTCTTCAGGCAATCATCTGACGTATCGGTTCTATGATCTTCGGACCGGCAGCCCGATCTCCTCAGGAGAGATCGCGATTCCGTAA
- the rimI gene encoding ribosomal protein S18-alanine N-acetyltransferase encodes MVVVNGVGGTVAGCTIRKASIEDIPEIYRIELMCFSDPWDYKGMIEMMTVFLTSFYVAEADGRIVGFAAGAVEETDEEKYGHVCNLAVVPELRGFGLGRLLLRRLERDFFLDSCRACSLEVRVSNTSAHGFYEKIGYEDVIVFGEYYADGEDAIVMMRWF; translated from the coding sequence ATGGTAGTGGTGAACGGGGTTGGCGGGACGGTTGCAGGCTGCACGATCCGCAAGGCGTCTATTGAGGACATTCCGGAGATCTACCGGATTGAGCTGATGTGTTTTTCGGACCCCTGGGATTACAAGGGAATGATTGAGATGATGACGGTGTTTCTGACCTCGTTTTATGTTGCCGAGGCGGACGGACGAATCGTAGGGTTTGCAGCAGGAGCGGTTGAGGAGACGGATGAGGAGAAGTACGGTCATGTCTGTAATCTTGCGGTTGTTCCTGAGCTTCGCGGATTTGGTCTCGGACGTTTGCTTCTCCGAAGACTTGAACGGGATTTTTTCCTCGACAGCTGCCGGGCCTGCAGTCTGGAGGTGCGGGTGAGTAATACTTCGGCTCACGGGTTTTATGAAAAAATCGGGTACGAGGATGTGATTGTGTTCGGGGAGTACTATGCAGATGGCGAGGATGCGATCGTGATGATGCGGTGGTTCTGA
- a CDS encoding type II/IV secretion system ATPase subunit has product MILELPEFATEHEVLDRYWLTPPYAYTNIYRDEVSHIHYEIVEPKISEKELVVLEETFEHLRSMLVYDTVRKRGEFGLDLGMLRDVISTFDPEITPDRIGVLIYYLNRNFLGYSRLDPLMHDEKIEDITCNGADIPIFLYHRRFANVETNCLFDAIELNKYVLKLAQKADKQLSLTTPLIDAALPDGSRAQLTYSDIISSKGSSFTIRKFKVDPMTPADLIASNTYSADLMAHIWLAVENRKSMIIAGGTASGKTSTMNAASFFIPSVAKIVSIEDTREIQLPHTNWLPMKTRESVANVSGMGNISMFSLLKAALRQRPEYIIVGEVRGEEAQTLFQAMNTGHTTYSTLHAGNVKEAINRLTHNPINVPVAMFGALNLILVQSLLYGEGKGFRRCLSLNEITVGEVGINWQPLFTWDHLTDTFVKSYENSSVFDNIAYQNNWSREQLEAKLAVRRTALERMVAGGKTTPPEVEAAIRETIITEQRSR; this is encoded by the coding sequence ATGATCCTCGAACTCCCGGAGTTTGCAACAGAACATGAAGTGCTTGATCGCTACTGGCTTACACCGCCGTATGCATACACCAACATCTATCGCGACGAAGTCTCCCACATCCACTACGAGATAGTTGAGCCGAAGATCTCAGAAAAGGAACTCGTCGTTCTCGAAGAAACCTTCGAACACCTGCGGTCCATGCTGGTCTACGACACCGTGCGCAAACGCGGAGAGTTCGGTCTGGACCTTGGCATGCTCAGAGATGTTATCAGCACCTTTGATCCCGAAATAACACCGGACCGAATCGGCGTTCTCATCTATTACCTCAACCGAAATTTTCTCGGCTACAGCAGACTCGATCCCCTCATGCATGATGAAAAGATCGAAGACATCACCTGTAATGGTGCTGACATTCCGATTTTTTTGTATCACCGACGGTTTGCAAACGTTGAGACCAACTGTCTGTTCGACGCAATCGAGCTGAACAAATATGTTCTGAAGCTTGCCCAGAAAGCTGACAAACAGTTATCTCTCACAACGCCTCTTATCGACGCAGCCCTTCCTGACGGCAGTCGGGCGCAGCTGACCTACTCTGACATCATCTCCTCCAAAGGAAGTTCGTTCACCATCCGCAAATTCAAAGTCGACCCGATGACGCCGGCCGATCTCATCGCATCCAACACCTACAGTGCTGATCTCATGGCCCACATCTGGCTCGCGGTCGAAAACCGCAAAAGCATGATCATCGCCGGAGGTACCGCGAGCGGCAAGACCTCTACCATGAACGCGGCATCATTTTTCATCCCCTCGGTTGCGAAAATTGTCTCCATCGAAGACACCCGCGAAATTCAGTTGCCGCACACCAACTGGCTGCCGATGAAAACGAGGGAAAGCGTTGCCAATGTTTCCGGTATGGGAAACATCAGCATGTTCTCGCTCCTGAAGGCTGCACTCAGACAGCGGCCTGAGTACATCATCGTCGGAGAAGTCCGCGGCGAAGAAGCCCAGACACTTTTTCAGGCGATGAACACCGGCCACACCACTTACTCAACGCTGCATGCAGGAAACGTCAAAGAGGCAATCAACCGGCTCACGCATAATCCGATTAACGTTCCGGTCGCCATGTTCGGCGCCTTAAACCTTATTCTGGTTCAAAGTCTGCTCTATGGCGAGGGCAAAGGATTTCGCCGCTGTCTTTCCTTGAACGAGATCACGGTCGGAGAAGTTGGCATCAACTGGCAGCCGCTCTTCACCTGGGATCATCTGACGGATACGTTCGTCAAAAGCTATGAAAACTCCTCGGTCTTTGACAACATAGCCTACCAGAACAACTGGTCGCGGGAACAGCTTGAGGCAAAACTTGCAGTCCGAAGGACTGCGCTCGAGAGAATGGTTGCTGGCGGAAAAACAACACCGCCCGAAGTGGAGGCCGCAATTCGCGAAACAATCATAACAGAACAGAGGAGTCGATGA
- a CDS encoding type IV pilin N-terminal domain-containing protein, translating to MSCDTSDNAITSVVGEMLILVLVIILVSLFATSAFNLLPGDRETVATVSMSHNDSHLIFWHKGGDWVDKKDLIITATPKAGGDRITLPIDEVYDCFGNPVEVFDLGGNVAASVTDLFSGTYEIRVTTSRSVIHAEVFIK from the coding sequence ATGAGCTGCGATACATCTGATAATGCTATTACCTCGGTTGTGGGTGAGATGCTGATTTTAGTTCTGGTGATCATTTTAGTGTCACTGTTTGCAACGTCTGCGTTCAATCTTCTGCCGGGCGACCGCGAAACGGTCGCGACCGTCTCCATGAGCCACAATGATTCTCATCTGATCTTCTGGCACAAAGGAGGGGACTGGGTGGACAAAAAAGATCTGATCATTACGGCAACGCCGAAGGCCGGCGGCGACCGGATTACTCTTCCAATCGATGAAGTGTATGATTGCTTCGGCAATCCTGTTGAGGTGTTTGATCTCGGCGGAAATGTTGCGGCATCGGTCACTGATCTTTTCTCTGGAACATATGAGATACGGGTTACGACCTCCAGAAGTGTGATCCATGCAGAGGTGTTCATAAAATGA